A genomic window from Brassica oleracea var. oleracea cultivar TO1000 chromosome C8, BOL, whole genome shotgun sequence includes:
- the LOC106309842 gene encoding uncharacterized protein LOC106309842 — protein sequence MGNYVSCALSKTTSSNSSSSSPAAKVILPDGEVRDINVPTKAAELMMEMPSHFLVDVKSLKIGRKLIPLAADDDLDVGGCHVYVAFPMTRVASAANASDMARIFMAGKKRLRSCDNRKVSPEEEEDENARLVKGTKLNLEDIEDFSAVEFMHRISVSKSKKPELETIVEENVSL from the coding sequence ATGGGCAACTACGTTTCATGCGCTCTAAGCAAAACGACTTCATCTAATTCATCATCATCATCACCGGCGGCTAAAGTGATTCTCCCGGACGGTGAAGTACGTGACATCAACGTACCAACAAAAGCAGCCGAGCTCATGATGGAGATGCCAAGCCATTTTCTCGTTGACGTCAAGTCCTTAAAAATAGGTCGTAAACTCATCCCTCTCGCAGCCGACGACGACCTAGACGTTGGAGGCTGCCATGTATACGTCGCGTTCCCCATGACGCGTGTGGCTTCCGCAGCCAATGCATCCGACATGGCTCGGATCTTCATGGCCGGCAAGAAACGTTTGAGAAGCTGTGACAATAGGAAAGTGTCTCCAGAGGAGGAGGAAGATGAAAACGCGAGGTTGGTTAAGGGAACGAAGCTGAATCTTGAAGATATAGAAGATTTCTCGGCGGTGGAGTTTATGCATAGGATCTCTGTTTCCAAATCTAAGAAGCCAGAGTTGGAGACAATTGTCGAAGAAAACGTGTCGTTGTAA